The Pagrus major chromosome 5, Pma_NU_1.0 genomic sequence taaagtccggagatataaatagtgtggaataggttaatgtttattttgtaatgttgataattcagtttagatttgacacattgtacacacacaaataaatgtacacgtttgatagatctgaaccaaaacagactttaatgcatgaacacctggtgacgcaaccaggaaatactccgaaggctggaccgtcccatttaacaacggtggacgcggccttcaaggtctctgaaggacccggcctccgtgggccgcaaaggccgcgtccttggaggatgcagcccctgaatttaGACACAGCCTGTAACTGGTCCTGTCCCAGCCTGCCCGTCTGTCTCACCTGAGTGTCTCACCTGAGCAGGTCAGTGTATGTAAGTAGTTTTGCTGTGATTTGATTGGTCCTcctgtttgattgattgaaccTACAGTGAATCGTCTCTTTCATCAGCAGTCAGCAGCCAATAGAAACACAGAAACCTTCTTCCTGGATTTAGTTTTTGTTCCGACCAATCAGCAGAGAGAGCTTCGCTCTGCTGATTGGATCTGGTTTGTAGACGAAGTTTGAGTCAGAAATCAGCTGACAGGTGAGACGACACCTGACACACCTGAACACGGTCAGAATATGAGATGATGATgttaataacaacaacaacaaaaataacaataacaataacatctGTTGTTGATAAGAAAACTGACTAAAACCAgcggactgctcctttaactgacacacctgcagacacacaggtgagtCTGCAGGTGTTCATCTGATTCAGGACAGCTGTCTcctagcaacacacacacacacacacacacacactcactcacacactcactcacacacactcacacactcactcacacacactcacacacacacacacactcactcacacacacatactcacactcacacactcacacacacacactcacacactcactcacacacacatactcacactcacacacacacacacatactcacacacactcactcacacacactcacacacacacactcacacactcacacacacacacacacacactcacacactcacacagacacacactcacacacacacacacacacacacactcacacacacacactcacacactcacacagacacagtaatTAAAGGCAGCATGAGCTCGTTAACAGTTTCACCTGATCCAGGTTCAGTCTGCAGGTTTTATTTTAGCACATGAGCTGATCAAGACTGGACTACATCTCCCATCATCCCCTCTGGGTTTAAGGCTACAGCAGTGACACAGTGAACGGAGACAACAGGAAGACGAGTTAAGGAACTATTAAAGGAATAATCCACCaatcagacagcagctcagtcTGAAGAACTGATCTCAGATCTGAACTTTAAATCAGTGAAATCAATGATTTCATCAACATTTAGTgaaatcttcttcttctgctttgaTTTTCACATCGATCTCAGATGTGGAAGCTACAGCtctttagcttagcttagcaggaGGACAGGAAACAGTCCGGAGGTGACAAACCTCCTCGTTATCCTGTTTGTGCTCAGACTGTCAGTTTGACGCTTTATAACATGTTGGGCAGCGAGCTTTAAAGCTGCtgccagtctttatgctaagctacgctaacagCACCCAGAGGAAGAGAAGATTTCATGAAATACTGATTCAAAATGATTGACCGAtgttaaagctgctctgtgaaGGTTTACATTCactttgttacattttatttccttcatcaaacaaaaacaaaacagatttttaatatttgactTCGTTGTTTACAGTCGTGTTCATGAAACTGATCAGCTGCCGACTTCAACACCTCAACACGGACCTTCATGTCTGAGTTCTTAGTGTTGATCCGTCTGCAATTAATCTGATGAATCGGACCTTCACACAGAACAGAGACCAGTTCAACAGAACGACAAAAGTctgtattaaaaaataaactctgGCTGATTGTTAAACTGCTCGTGTGGTCGAGTCTCCAGATGTTTCAACATTAACAGCTGTTCGTCGACGGTCACGTGACCCGCTGGATGGTCAGATGACCcactggaggagaaggagaaggaggaagaggaggaggagaagagtcTGATCTGAAGCAGTTTGCCCGTCGTACCTTGACCTCGTCCCTCTCAAGTtcttcaggtgtgactgatgtAAACAGACACATGAGGTCATgctagctgctctgtgaggctgtactctGACATAACAGTGCTAAATGCTAACTGGCTCACAGTAAcaatgtttagcaggtatgttTACCAACATCTTAGATTAGTGTGTTAgcctgctaacattagcatcagTAAACTGGCTGATGTGATGTCTTGGAcatgttgacctgatggtggcgccACATGAAGAGACAGGATCTCCTCAGTGTTGAGCTGCACTCGTACCGTCAACTGTCTCACCTTCACGTCCAGAACTCTGAAACACCAACAACCATAGAACAAAACCAAAGGATCAGAACTGAAGGATGGGTTTAGATCAAGTTTCTACATTTCCTCGTCGTCTTGGCACATTTTCATTCACTCTTCTgcagttttctgtgtttctgacaTTTGTGACTGAGAGGAGATGTTCCGGTTCTGTGTTGGAGGAGTTCACAGTGAGTCCGTGTTCGTGACCTGAGCTGAACATCAAACCTGAATGTTTCACAATAATTTAAAGTCCATCAGTTCTCAGCAGCGTCATCTGAAGTCGAACAAACAGAAGCCGATGCTACATTCAGCTTCCTGGTTTTACCTGGACAGGTCTGAACCGGTTTGAGCTGGTCTGGACCGGACCGAGTCCACACCGTGGGCTCACACCGGGTTCATTTTGGTGCTGTTGGCGGGGGTGAGGTGGCAGGAGGAGTCCAGCTGTCGGTACAGCGCCCtcagctccttcacctcctccagcacCTCGCGGGCCTGACTCCAAGCTGCCGCTGCCTCCTTCAGGAGTCTCTCAGCTTCAGCTCGTGCTCCTTCAGTCGCCTCCTTCCCCCTCATCTTCCCCCGGTTCCCGGCCTCCCCCTCAGCCTCCCCCCGCACCTCCATCAGCAGTTGCTCCGTCTTCTCCAGCTTCTGGCCAATGAGGTGCTGCAGGCGACCGACGGGTGCCGAGGTGCCGGGCAGCGAGGAGGCTGGTGAACGAATCATCGCTGCCGTCTTGTTCTTAGCAGCTTTGGTGTCTGAGTGCGTCAGGATCTCGTCCATGGAGGCGCAGCGGTTCTTCTCCGCCGTCGTCAGCCGTTTGCCAGGCTGGGGGGTGTGGCCGGCGCCCGTCTGCTCCCACACCACCGTCTCACGTGGAAGACTCTTGGATTTCCCAGAAGCCTCTGCAGTCCTGGCAGAGAGAGCGCTGTCAGTTTTGGACCTGGGACAGTCTGAGCTCAGATGGGACACAGACTGGTCCAGTTTGACCCTGAAGGCGTCGCAGCCGTCAGCTCCCTGAGGCGGCGGAGCGTCCTCCTCCTGGATCAGATCCAGAGTCAGCATCCCGtctgaggaggtggaggcctggagacagagaggaggacgtCAGTCcactgagacaaacacagacgtCTCAGCAGGAACATTCTGATAATAATGATATCTACTTGAGGTCCACTTCCTGACCCATTCTGGAGGTCTGTACCGTCTCATATGGTCTCTGTCAGCAGAGTCAGACTGCTTTAATGGACCAGGaggactttaaaggacaacaagcAAATCTGCAGTGCTGATGAGGACCATGTGATCTGGTCAGAAGGACACACGAGAACCAGGACCTCGAGTCCAGACCTCTTAAAGTCTGAATTCTGAGTTTTAACTTGATTCAAGACAACAACGATCATCCTGACTGGAGACTAAACAATGATCcattatgttgttttacttttaaaataaaggacattttattgtgaaagggcTTCTGATGGAGGAGAGCAAAGGgctgacgatgatgatgatgatgatgaaggatCAGACTGACCACAGCCAGCAGGTGACCTCTGGTCGGCAGCCGTCTGTTGTGAGGAATCTTCACTCGATCTCGAGTCAGATGAGACAGCTGAGAGTCTTCGACCGTCACCTGGAGAcaaggacaggtgagacaaggacaggtgagacacaacGTCCTGAAACATTCAGTCTGCTCTGAACACCAGAATCTTCTGTACACCCAGAAGGacactgctaacaggaagtgcCAACAGGAAGTGCTCACAGCCCATTCAGCACACTGTGAACAGTGCTGACCCGATCACTTTGTgttctgtctccttctctttaTTTATAAAGATTAAACGATGaggaagtaaaaaacaaaacaccgcTGTAGCTCCACCCACAGCGCCCCCtacagcggcagcagcaggatgaaccgacggactctgaactgaactcagctGCAGTTCCTCCACAGACCACCAGGTGCTGCTGTGAGATCATTTATGAAACAGCTGACTCAGTTTAAACATCaggactttaaaggtgcaatatgtgaaactttgataacatttaaaatgatcctCTCCACGTGTGTTCAGGCTGCATACAGATCTCAAAACATATCATTGTTATAATATGACTCCGCCTCCTCTCattacacaacaacaacagatgaatatgtaaatatttaaatatgtaaactGTTGGACACAGGATGTTTGCTACTTTTCAGTTGATGTGTTTCCTCATCACACTTGTGTTTCCTGAATgctggaccaggattggctccaaactatttgtgatgccACAGATCATGGTCATAGGCCCCGCCTCTTATAATCAGAGGATATTGACGGCTTGAGCAGCAGGAGCgagaagacaaacacagagtgaagaaacaacagagctgaagtcaaagacgtctatgcactgaagttagcatgctaaccagctagcctctgCCTGTCCAGTCTCTTTAAACCACTTTGTACCTGAGGAGGCTCCTCCAACACTCCtcagtgctctgagctcccagtcagAGTCAGCTAACAGGACcgctaactgcacggctaactgaacTAACAGCTGCTATAGTTAGATGTTTTTATAAGGTTTTAAACTAGTTGTTAacttttaatattgtttttttctattttttgacTGATTTCTACTTTAATTGTTCTTTTGTTGTTAGTAATGTGTTTTATCAAGTTACTAACTTGTTTTCAGATAGTTTCATTGTTGTTAGCATATTTTAGCATGGTAGATATTTgttgatatactgtacatttacgTTTACATTTAGGACATTAAGCAggcgcttttgtccaaagcgacttacagtacatttgtcacaagacagaaacaacatttcaccgtcgataaagtagaaaagaaaaaatagaaacaattcaagccctcatctgagcaaagtagctgctatttatcaagatacctaagtacataagtgctgtGATTTAAGTGCTGAGGGTCAGAACATACAAGtggatatatatatttatatatatatttttttttgggggggtggggtggagaGAGTCATGCTATGgggggtcgaggtgaagtctgaacaagtgagtcttgagtcttctgcagaagatggcgagtgactctgctgtcctgatgttggtcgggagttcgttccaccactgaggcgccagaacagagaagagtcgggaTTTCGCTGGGCGACctctgtttgctctcagcgatggcggtaccagctggccagctgatgtagtagagcgaagtgctcgcgctgagctgtgtggtctgaccagtgtttgaaggtagatgggtgcagttcggttgacggccttgaaggccagcaccatggtcttgaatcggatgcggGCCGCagcaggaagccagtggaggtcacggaggaggggggtcacatgggagaatttgggtagattgaaaacgaggcgcgctgcagcgttctggatacactgcaacggtttagtcgcagaggctgggagtctaccgcggtgatgttgggggtgcaggatagtctgtcgTCCAGTATTATACCCAGGTTACAAACGGCTCCTTTAAGTCCTGATGTTTACGTCCACACTGGTACTACAGGtacgtgatgatgtcatgatgtgatgatgttATAATGTTATGATGTTATAATGTTTAACTATTGGATGAATAATTCCACCTCAGAGAAGaagttctgtttgtttctggaGACTCTTCAAAGAAAAAAGTCCATCATGAGATGTTTGTTCTGACGTTCTACAGTCGGACCTCTGACGCAGTATTTCTGTGTAACTGTACACAAACTCATCAGCAgccagaataaatatttaatcagtGAATTTCAAATGTGAAACAAGTTTTATCAGGAACACACCTGGAACATTAACAGTCTTTTCAAGACTTTCCAGGACTCTCAAAAACACGGACGTGGCTTCGGTTCATGAGAGgctttctgtctctcagcctgGAACATCATGTATGTGAGAGAGACGGTATTGATCAGAGTATTGATCAGAGTATTGACGGCTGGAAAAGATGAAGGTTGTGACTGAGTGTGAGCAGACTGACACACTTCCTGCTGTCAGCGACAGACGGACACTGAAATAAACATGATGACAGGAAGCAGCGCGTCTACAAACACATGTACACTttaaaatatgatccaggaGACGCAGACAGATACAACAGTGACAACACGCAACACAGTGacaacacacaacagacacacaacacagtgacaacacaccacagacacaaaacacagtgatgacaacaccacagacacacaacacagtgacaacacaccacagacacacaacacagtgacaacacaccacagacacaaaacacagtgacgacaacaccacagacacgcaacacaacacagacacacaacacagtgacaACACACTACAGCGAGCAGCTGTTGGAGGAACTGAACCTTTTTAAACATGAAGcttggtgtgtgtgaggttttAAAGAGTcggccacagacaggaagtcagacaatATTTAGAGACGGACCAACATGTCGATGGTTTGAGTCTGAACAGCAGCTGTTCATGACaagaaaa encodes the following:
- the plekho1b gene encoding pleckstrin homology domain-containing family O member 1b translates to MKKNNSGKRGPQDAAQQHVQPEKVGWIRKFCGKGIFREIWKNRFVVLRGDQLFICEKEVKELGRADEVLDLSDYERCEEIRKNKSRSKKNHSKFRLQRCSTPGNTVPNLVFLAVSPEEKESWISILNAAIIQAKNRILDEVTVEDSQLSHLTRDRVKIPHNRRLPTRGHLLAVASTSSDGMLTLDLIQEEDAPPPQGADGCDAFRVKLDQSVSHLSSDCPRSKTDSALSARTAEASGKSKSLPRETVVWEQTGAGHTPQPGKRLTTAEKNRCASMDEILTHSDTKAAKNKTAAMIRSPASSLPGTSAPVGRLQHLIGQKLEKTEQLLMEVRGEAEGEAGNRGKMRGKEATEGARAEAERLLKEAAAAWSQAREVLEEVKELRALYRQLDSSCHLTPANSTKMNPV